CGCGAAAAACAAGTACTCAGCGATGAGTTGATTGAAAAACTGAAGGCAGCAGTTGTTGAGTTCAAGAAAATGTTCTAATCTATAGTCTGTACACTAATGCGGTTTTTATCCGGATATTTAAGGTAAGGCCGTAGAAAAAAGGTGGTGAGATGTCCACATGGCAAGTGCGCGAGATATCAGGCGCAGGATTAAGAGTGTTAAGAGTACCCAGCAGATAACCAAGGCTATGAAAATGGTCGCTGCTGCAAAATTGCGCCGCGCTCAGGAACGGGTTATTGCGGCCAGACCCTTTGCCGGCAAAATACAAGAAGTGCTGGCAAGGTTAGCGGCGGCAAATTCGGGAGTTTCTCATCCCCTTTTAGAGGTGAGAGAGCCTAAAAGTATCGGGTACGTCCTTATTACCGCAGACCGGGGTCTGTGTGGCGGTTACAATGCCAACATTATAAGGATGGCCCACCGGGATTTAAATAATATGCAAGGCGCAAGCCTGATTACGATCGGCAGAAAGGGAAGGGATTATTTCCGGCGGCGCGGATTTGATATCAAATCCGAGTTTATCGGGCTAGGGGAAGATATCCCATTTGCAACGGCTAAAGACATTGCCCAGACCCTAATGGATTATTATGTAAAAGGCGTTGTTGACGAGGTTTACCTGACTTTCACAGAATTTGTTTCTGCTATTACCCAGAAGCCCAAAACCATCAAGCTCCTTCCTGTTGAAACGCCGAAGGAAAAGGAAGGAACGAGCCAGGTGGATTATATTTATGAACCGGCACCGGATGTATTGTTAGGAGAATTACTGCCCAAATATGTGGAAACAACCGTATATAGGGCCTTGCTGGAAGCTAAGGCCAGTGAACACGGCGCCAGGATGACGGCTATGGGTTCGGCGACAGACAACGCCACAGAAATGATTGACAAGCTTACTTTGTCCCTGAACCGGGCGCGACAAGCAGCCATCACCAAGGAAATTTCCGAAATCGTTGGTGGAGCAAACGCGCTGGATTAATTGCCAGAATAGGAGGGAAAACGCGGCATGAACGTAGGTAAAGTAGTACAGGTAGTTGGACCGGCCGTAGACATTGAGTTCGAACCCGGTAAACTGCCAAATATATACAATGCCATTGTCATTAGATCTGCTGACCAGGACGAAAAGAAATCTACAGTTGATATTAATGTAACTCTTGAAGTCATGCAGCATCTCGGTAACAATATGTGTCGTTGTGTTGCCATGAGTTCAACCGATGGTCTTGTCAGAGGTATGAAGGCCATAGATACCGGCGCACCTATCACCGTTCCCGTCGGACGTCCGGCTCTTGGCCGGTTGATGAACGTCCTTGGGGATTCTATTGACCATAAGGGGCCAATTGAGTCAGATGTCAAATATCCGATTCACCGGCCCGCACCTGCATTTGAAGACCAAGAAACCGCTACAGAAATACTGGAAACGGGTATAAAGGTCGTTGACCTGTTAGCTCCTTACGCAAAGGGTGGTAAAATCGGGCTCTTCGGTGGCGCCGGTGTTGGAAAAACCGTATTAATTATGGAGCTTATCCGGAACATTGCTTATGAGCACGGCGGATTCTCCGTTTTTGCCGGTGTTGGTGAGCGTACCCGCGAAGGTAATGACCTCTACCACGAAATGATTGCCGGTGGAGTTATTGACAAGACGGCAATGGTGTTCGGTCAGATGAATGAACCGCCGGGCGCCCGTCTTCGGGTTGCTTTGACCGGCTTGACTGTAGCCGAATTTTTCCGTGATGAAGAGGGACAGGACGTTCTTCTCTTTATCGACAACATTTTCCGTTTCACCCAGGCCGGTTCTGAGGTTTCTGCGCTACTGGGCCGGATGCCGTCTGCGGTTGGTTACCAGCCGACACTGGCCACAGAAATGGGTCAGTTGCAGGAGCGTATTACATCAACTAAAAAGGGTTCCATCACATCGGTTCAGGCCATTTACGTGCCTGCCGATGACCTGACCGACCCCGCTCCGGCCACAGCATTTGCCCACCTGGACGCTACAACGGTTCTTTCCCGGCAAATAGCCGAGTTGGGTATTTACCCGGCTGTGGACCCCCTTGATTCCACTTCCCGGGTACTTGACCCGAGAATTGTTGGCGAAGAACATTACCGGGTAGCCCGTGATGTCCAGAACATTCTCCAGAGATATAAAGAATTGCAGGACATCATCGCGATTCTCGGTATGGACGAATTGTCCGATGAAGATAAACTTATTGTTGCTCGGGCCAGAAAGATTCAGAGATTCTTGTCGCAGCCCTTCTTCGTTGCGGAAACCTTTACCGGAACACCAGGTAAATATGTTCCATTAAAAGAAACTATCCGTGGGTTTAAAGAAATTGTCGAAGGAAAACACGACTCAATTCCTGAAGGAGCATTCCTGATGGCAGGGACTATCGATGAGGTTGTAGCGAGGGCCAAAGAGCTAGAGGGAAGTGAGTAATTATGGCCGACAAGCAGGTAAAAGTTGAGATAGTTACTCCGGAGCGCATCGTTTTTTCAGAAGAGGTGGAATTCGTTGTCGTTCCCGGAGAAGAGGGTTATCTCGGTATCCTGGCCAACCATGCCCCAATTGTGGCAGCGCTCAAAATTGGGGTTATGAAGGTTATCCAAAATCAAAAAGAAATAAAACTTGCTATTAGTGGCGGTTTTATGGAAGTAAGCAAAAATAAACTTGTTGTACTGGCTGATACAGCCGAGCGGGGCGACGAAATTGACGTCGCACGGGCCAGGGCGGCTAAAGAAAGAGCAGAACAGAGACTTGCCAGCCGGACCCACGATATTGACCTCGTTCGGGCTGAGCTGGCCTTACGCAGGGCTATCGCCCGTATCAAAGCAGCCGGCTACGAAGTTTAGAAAACAAAAAAACATGGTCTTTGGACCATGTTTTTTTTTTGGTCATAAGAAGCGGCCCTGTTTCATACTTTTAAACATAAGATGGACAAAAAAAGGGAGGGACTATGAAAAAACTGATTTGGGCAGTATTATTTATGTTTGTTTTGGCTACCGTATTAATTCCGGCAGTAATAAATTGGCCTGCGGCAAATCACGACATGGAGCGGGGGCTGCTCAATGAATACGCAGGAAAACCTTTAACTGTAAATGTTTATATCAGTGCCAGGAAAAAAACGGTGGCGATACCTTTGGAAGAATACCTCATCGGCGTTGTGGCCGCTGAAATGCCGGCAAATTTTGAAACAGAAGCCTTAAAAGCGCAAGCTGTTGCGGCAAGAACATATACAATCAGGAGAATGCTGATGGTTGATCCGGATTTACATCCAGGTACTCAGGGGGCCAAATTGTGCGACCGCCCAACCCACTGTCAGGCCTGGTTTTCCAGTGAGGAATTAAAAAAGAAGTGGGGTATGTTCAAGTATCCTTTATACATTTATAAAATAAAAAAAGCAGTGCAGGAAACAAAAGGAAAAGTTCTCGTCTATAACAACCAATTAGCTGACCCTGTTTACCACGGGTCCTGCGGAGGGGCGGGAACAGAAAAATCGGGAAACGTGTGGAAATATGACATACCATATTTGCAGGCCGTAAAGTGCCAATGGGACGACCTCACAAAACCGGGATTAATTAATAAGACTACTGTTTCGGTAAAAGAGTTCGCAGCCTTATTAAACCTGCCCGGTAAAGTTGAAGCAATAATCCCTTTATTGAAAAACGGGATCTATTCAAAAAACAAACGCCTAATTTCAGTAAAATCAGGGAGTGAAGTTATTTCCGGCAACGCCTTTCGGACCAAATTAGGTCTTGCATCATCTGTCTTTTCGTGGGAAATAAAAGGCGACAAAGTTACATTTACAACTAAGGGCAAAGGACATGGAGTTGGCATGTGTCAATACGGCGCCAACGGCATGGCCAAAGCAGGGAAAAACTACCGGGAAATTCTTGCTTATTACTATAAAGGAACACAAATCAGCAGTCTTGTGAAATTTGTGCCAAAGTAACGGAAGACCATACTTTTTCGGCATTTATTACACTCCTCCGCATATATATTTATTAGTAAATTGCGGGGAGGTAGATTAATGCAAGATTATATTCGGAAACGCGTACTTGATATAAGCAATTATATCATGGATACAAAGGCAACGGTCAGGCAAGCTGCTGCTGTATTTGGAGTCAGCAAAAGTACCGTACATAAGGATATGACGGAAAGGCTGCCGATGATAAATAAGAAGCTGGCGCAAAAGATAAGGGAAATACTGGAGTTTAACAAAGCAGAGCGTCATCTCCGCGGTGGAGAAGCAACCCGAAAAAAATATCAGGAAATGGTGGAATAGACAAGAAAAAAAAGGAATTCCCCTAAATACGTAGAATTATAATTTTCAGGGTAATTATTACCACTTTGGGCTATTATACCTAGACTCAGTTACGTTTGAAAGGGGAATTAAATAAATGTTTTTCTTTGGTACAGATATTGGCGTAGATTTAGGAACGGCTAACGTTCTTGTATTTGTAAAAGGAAAAGGAATTGTATTGCGGGAACCCTCTGTGGTGGCCATAGATAAATTGACGGGCCGTATCATTGCTGTCGGAGAAGAAGCCCGGAAAATGCTGGGCCGCACGCCCGGTAATATTGTAGCAACCCGGCCGCTTAGAGAAGGTGTAATAGCTGACTACGATGTAACGGAAAAAATGCTTAAATATTTTATAAATAAGGCCTGTGGGCGGAGTTTTTTCTTTCGCCCCCGGATTATGGTCTGCATTCCGTCCGGTGTAACCGGGGTGGAGGAAAGGGCTGTTCGACAGGCCGCGCTGCAGGCTGGAGCCAGACAAGCCCACCTGATCGAAGAACCTCTTGCCGCAGCTTTGGGTGCGGGCCTGGAGATTTCCGAAGCCAGCGGCAGCATGGTTGTAGATATTGGCGGAGGTACCACTGATATTGCAGTGCTCTCCCTGGGCGGAATAGTAACCAGTGAGTCCCTCAGGGTAGGTGGGGACAAGTTTGATGAGGCTATTGTCCGCTATATCAGAAGGGAATTTAACCTGATGATCGGTGAGAGAACGGCCGAAGAATTGAAGATGACAGTCGGTACTGCCTATCCGCAGGGTAAAACGGAAAATACCGTTACGGATATCAGGGGTAGGGACCTGGTTACAGGTTTGCCTAAGACCGTTAAAGTTTCCAGCCAGCAGACCTACGAGGCAATGCAGGAAGTTATCGAATCTGTTGTCAGCGCCGTTAAGGAAGTCCTGGAAAGAACTCCTCCGGAACTCTCCGCAGATATTATAAATAAAGGTATTTGTATGACCGGAGGAGGCTCGCTGCTGAACGGCCTGGATACTTTGCTGAGTAAGGAGACGGGGCTGCCTGTATATGTGGCTGATGATCCCCTGTCCTGCGTAGCATTGGGGACAGGAAAGGCCCTAAATATGATTAATGTATTATCAGTAAATAACCGTGGTACAAAAAAGGTAGTTTAAATATTTCGGACCACTGGTTTAATTTAGATTAAGCGCTTTAGTGAGCCAAATAATAAACCGGTCAAAAAAGGAGGTGAAGGATAATGATCAGGGGTCTCTACACGTCGGCTGCCGGTATGCTGGCGGAATCAGCCAGAAACGATGTGGCGGCTAATAACCTGGCTAATGTAAATACTACCGGTTACAAAAAGGATACTGCGGTGTTTAAGTCATTTCCTGAAATGTTGATTCAGCGCATGGAAAAACCGGACAATCCGGCGCAGTTAAAGCCTGAAAAAGTTGGGTGGTTGGGGACGGGAGTCATTGTTGATGAAGTTATCACCATACATACCCAGGGACAACTGAAAGAGACTACCAACCCACTGGATATGGCTATTAGCGGGGATGGATACTTTGTGATACAAACACCCGCCGGAGAACGCTACACCAGAAACGGCGCTTTCACTCTGGACAGCGAAGGGTACCTTGTTACCTCCGAGGGCAATTATGTCTTGGGCCAAAGGGGCCGCATCCGTATAGGAAATAATGATATAGTGGTGGACAAGCAGGGCAACATTTCGGCCAATGGACAGGTAATTGACACTTTACGAATTGTTTCCTTTAATGACCCCAACCGGTTGGTGAAACAGGGTGACAGCCTTTTTGCGGGTGGACAACCTGTGGCCGGTTTTAACGGTCAGATCATGCAAAAGGCATTGGAAACCTCCAATGTGAATCCCGTGCAAGAAATGGTTGACCTGATTACAATTATGCGTGCTTACGAGGCCAACCAAAAGATGATTCAGGCCCACGACCAGACCCTGGGCCAGGCAATCAACGACGTTGCCAGGTTTAAGTAGGTCATTAGTTAAGATGGATAGGAACAGGCGAAATTAAGATGATTTAAAAGATGGGTAGTATCAGGTAAAATTAAAGAGGCCGGACCGCAGCGCGGAAGCCTCTCCTGCCGCTGACCGACTGAGGCGGCAAAGGGAAATTACGGGAGGAATAAATAATGTTACAGGCGTTATGGTCAGCAAGCTCCGGTATGCTGGGCCAGCAGTTGGCTATGGACTCTATAGCCAATAACCTGGCCAACGTGAACACTACCGGCTATAAAAAGTCCAGAGTAGAGTTTCAGGACTTGCTTTATTCTGAAATGCGCGCTCCCGGCAAAAAGACTTTGCGGGGAGAAATCATTCCCACCGGATTCCAGACGGGTAACGGTGTCCGGCCGGCGGGTACGCCGGTTATCTTTGGACAGGGCATAATTCAACAGACTGATAACCCGTTGGACCTCGCCATTGAAGGGAATGCCTTCTTTGCAGTAAGGCGCCCGGACGGCAGCCTTGCTTATACCAGGGACGGCTCTTTTAAACTGGACGCAAAGGGAACACTGGTAACGGCTGACGGGTCCAAGGTCCTTGATGAAAACCTTAACCCCCTGACCTTTGACAGCCCGCAATCTTTGAAGATAGACAACGCGGGAGCCATTTTGGAACAACAAGCAGTGGGCAGAATACCCGGATTTGTTTTCGAGGCGGCAAATAAACTGGAAAAAGTAGAAGACGGTTATTTCCGGCCGACCAGGGAGTCCGGCAAGGCTTTGCCTGCAGAACAGAACAATAAGGAAGGAAGGGACCTTTATTTTCAAGTTTTACTGCCCGACGGGAAGGTGGCTTACACCAAGGAAACTCAGGTCAGCGTTGATAAGAACGGCAGGCTGATTACGGAGAAGGGGTACCCCATTGTGCCGGAAGTTTATCTCCGGTTGGCCGATGGGTCTGTGACCCTTGACAAGGAGGGTAACCTTACGGCTGCAGTACAGGTGGGCAAGCTACGGCTGGTCAAGTTTGTCAACCCAGCCGGGTTAAATAAAATTGGCTCGAATATGTATGCCGAATCGGTGAATTCCGGCGCAGCCACTGTAGCGGGACCAGCCGATTATACACTGAGGAGTTCAGCATTGGAAGGCTCCAATGTGGAGGTGGCGGAAGAAATGGTCAACATGATCATTGCCAACCGGGCCTACGAATTGAGCTCCAGGTCCATCAGGACTTCAGATGAAATGCTGGGGATGGCCAATCAACTACTCAAGCGGTAGGTGACAAAGGGTGAGAATAGATAATAACCTGCTTACCTCAATTCCTATCAAGGATAGCCGTCGGGCCCTGCCTGAACCGGAACGGCCGAATTTTGCCCAGGTCCTGGAAAAGGCCCAGTCGGCCGGTGGCGACAAACAAATCAGGGAAGCCGCCCAGCAATTGGAAGCACTGCTTTTATACCAAATGTTTTCAGCCATGCGCAAGACCGTGCCCAGTACAGAAATCTTTGGCGAGAAAAGCTTTGGTACAGAGCTTTTCCAAAGCATGTTTGATCAGGAAGTCAGCATTCAGGCAGCCCTGAACGGAGCGGGCGGGCTGGGCGATGTAATTTACGAACAGCTAGCGGGGCTGCCGAAGGACGATAAAGAAGAAGGTCAAAGTAAAAGATAAAAAATATGCCGGGAGAACCGGCATATTTTTTTTACATTTTTCCAATACTAATATGAGGTTGTTGCAAATATGAGCTGAAAGCGGGGAAATATAAAGTGTTTCAAATGGGCAGAACCAGGCAAATGTGTACCAGGCTTTTGGTGATTATCGGCTTGTTGGCCTTTGTTGCCACGACAACGGTTTATTACATAGATGAAAAGTTGCGCTATGAACCCAGGATATCGTCACGGGCCGCCGTTACAGAGAAAAAGCCTTTACCCGGGCATTGGCTGCGGACGGTCCCGGACCCCGAAAAGCCGGGATCAGACGGCTCAGATAAAGAGAAAAATTCAGATAAAGAAAATAGGGCATTGAGGGAAGACGTATCCTTTCGCCACCTGAATAAGGCTTTAAACGCAATAAATATTTTATACATCTGGACGGACAAGGCCAATTTAAAGGTTGTATCTATAATGACCCTGAATAAAACCAGTAGACGACCGGCTTTGGTAGTGATACCTCTCGGTACTGTCCTGGGAGAAAACGGGGAGACTCTCCAGGATATTTATGCAGCCGAGGGAAAAGTAGGCATGATTAAACGGTTAGAAAACCGTCTGGAAACAGAGATAGATAATTATGTACACATAAACAATGAAGCTTTGTATGAAATAAGTGATATCCTTGGGCCTTTGCAGTTAGGAAATGAAAGGATTGCCATGGCGAAGGTCCTGGAAGAATCGGCCAAAGGGCTACGGCCAAATGACGAAAGAATTGTGCGTGCTGTAGCCAAACAGGCTATCAAACCTACAACTTTGGTCAAATTTCCGGCTATCGTCAAAGTATTCAAACAACACGTGGAAAGTGATATATCCGTTCAACAGGTACTACAGTTACTGCAATATACAAGACAAATGGATATAAACAACATGCGCAAGCAAGCCCTGCCCGGGCGTGAAATATGTTCAGAAGGGAAACGCCGCCAATTGGTGGCCGCCGATACCTGGCAGAACATTTTATATGACTTGACCAATCAATAATACAGAGAGACGAGTCGATTTAGCTCGTTTTTTTTTATAGCCAGGGCAGGATTTGGCCCGGGCGCTGCCGAATGTAAAATTAACCAAAGGAGGTAGGAAAATGAATAAGGGGAAAATCATTATTCTCACCAGCGTAATTATATTGACTGTGTTAGGTTTCGTCTTGGGAAACGCGGTTAACGCAGCTATCAGCGGGCCGGGTTCTTCCAGCGACCCTTTGGTAACGAAAAGTTATGTTGATGCCCAACTGAACAAACTGCAGAACCAGTTAAATGACTTAAAGGCAGAAGTTGAGCAGCTTAAGAAGAAATAAGAACGTTTAACCAGACGTTTTGCCGGAATAGAAGCGACTAAAGGAAGTGATATGTTGAGGATCCGCCTTAAATATCTGGTCTTATTGCCCTTGTTGGCAGGTTTTTTGGCAGCGCAGATTGTTCAGGCTGCCACTGCTCCTCCGGGCAGTGTAAATAATCCCGTGGTTTCCAGGAGCTATGT
This genomic stretch from Thermincola ferriacetica harbors:
- the atpD gene encoding F0F1 ATP synthase subunit beta; the protein is MNVGKVVQVVGPAVDIEFEPGKLPNIYNAIVIRSADQDEKKSTVDINVTLEVMQHLGNNMCRCVAMSSTDGLVRGMKAIDTGAPITVPVGRPALGRLMNVLGDSIDHKGPIESDVKYPIHRPAPAFEDQETATEILETGIKVVDLLAPYAKGGKIGLFGGAGVGKTVLIMELIRNIAYEHGGFSVFAGVGERTREGNDLYHEMIAGGVIDKTAMVFGQMNEPPGARLRVALTGLTVAEFFRDEEGQDVLLFIDNIFRFTQAGSEVSALLGRMPSAVGYQPTLATEMGQLQERITSTKKGSITSVQAIYVPADDLTDPAPATAFAHLDATTVLSRQIAELGIYPAVDPLDSTSRVLDPRIVGEEHYRVARDVQNILQRYKELQDIIAILGMDELSDEDKLIVARARKIQRFLSQPFFVAETFTGTPGKYVPLKETIRGFKEIVEGKHDSIPEGAFLMAGTIDEVVARAKELEGSE
- a CDS encoding rod shape-determining protein → MFFFGTDIGVDLGTANVLVFVKGKGIVLREPSVVAIDKLTGRIIAVGEEARKMLGRTPGNIVATRPLREGVIADYDVTEKMLKYFINKACGRSFFFRPRIMVCIPSGVTGVEERAVRQAALQAGARQAHLIEEPLAAALGAGLEISEASGSMVVDIGGGTTDIAVLSLGGIVTSESLRVGGDKFDEAIVRYIRREFNLMIGERTAEELKMTVGTAYPQGKTENTVTDIRGRDLVTGLPKTVKVSSQQTYEAMQEVIESVVSAVKEVLERTPPELSADIINKGICMTGGGSLLNGLDTLLSKETGLPVYVADDPLSCVALGTGKALNMINVLSVNNRGTKKVV
- the spoIIID gene encoding sporulation transcriptional regulator SpoIIID, producing MQDYIRKRVLDISNYIMDTKATVRQAAAVFGVSKSTVHKDMTERLPMINKKLAQKIREILEFNKAERHLRGGEATRKKYQEMVE
- the spoIID gene encoding stage II sporulation protein D translates to MKKLIWAVLFMFVLATVLIPAVINWPAANHDMERGLLNEYAGKPLTVNVYISARKKTVAIPLEEYLIGVVAAEMPANFETEALKAQAVAARTYTIRRMLMVDPDLHPGTQGAKLCDRPTHCQAWFSSEELKKKWGMFKYPLYIYKIKKAVQETKGKVLVYNNQLADPVYHGSCGGAGTEKSGNVWKYDIPYLQAVKCQWDDLTKPGLINKTTVSVKEFAALLNLPGKVEAIIPLLKNGIYSKNKRLISVKSGSEVISGNAFRTKLGLASSVFSWEIKGDKVTFTTKGKGHGVGMCQYGANGMAKAGKNYREILAYYYKGTQISSLVKFVPK
- a CDS encoding F0F1 ATP synthase subunit epsilon, with product MADKQVKVEIVTPERIVFSEEVEFVVVPGEEGYLGILANHAPIVAALKIGVMKVIQNQKEIKLAISGGFMEVSKNKLVVLADTAERGDEIDVARARAAKERAEQRLASRTHDIDLVRAELALRRAIARIKAAGYEV
- the atpG gene encoding ATP synthase F1 subunit gamma; the protein is MASARDIRRRIKSVKSTQQITKAMKMVAAAKLRRAQERVIAARPFAGKIQEVLARLAAANSGVSHPLLEVREPKSIGYVLITADRGLCGGYNANIIRMAHRDLNNMQGASLITIGRKGRDYFRRRGFDIKSEFIGLGEDIPFATAKDIAQTLMDYYVKGVVDEVYLTFTEFVSAITQKPKTIKLLPVETPKEKEGTSQVDYIYEPAPDVLLGELLPKYVETTVYRALLEAKASEHGARMTAMGSATDNATEMIDKLTLSLNRARQAAITKEISEIVGGANALD
- a CDS encoding flagellar hook-basal body protein, translated to MLQALWSASSGMLGQQLAMDSIANNLANVNTTGYKKSRVEFQDLLYSEMRAPGKKTLRGEIIPTGFQTGNGVRPAGTPVIFGQGIIQQTDNPLDLAIEGNAFFAVRRPDGSLAYTRDGSFKLDAKGTLVTADGSKVLDENLNPLTFDSPQSLKIDNAGAILEQQAVGRIPGFVFEAANKLEKVEDGYFRPTRESGKALPAEQNNKEGRDLYFQVLLPDGKVAYTKETQVSVDKNGRLITEKGYPIVPEVYLRLADGSVTLDKEGNLTAAVQVGKLRLVKFVNPAGLNKIGSNMYAESVNSGAATVAGPADYTLRSSALEGSNVEVAEEMVNMIIANRAYELSSRSIRTSDEMLGMANQLLKR
- a CDS encoding rod-binding protein; this encodes MRIDNNLLTSIPIKDSRRALPEPERPNFAQVLEKAQSAGGDKQIREAAQQLEALLLYQMFSAMRKTVPSTEIFGEKSFGTELFQSMFDQEVSIQAALNGAGGLGDVIYEQLAGLPKDDKEEGQSKR
- the flgF gene encoding flagellar basal-body rod protein FlgF, which codes for MIRGLYTSAAGMLAESARNDVAANNLANVNTTGYKKDTAVFKSFPEMLIQRMEKPDNPAQLKPEKVGWLGTGVIVDEVITIHTQGQLKETTNPLDMAISGDGYFVIQTPAGERYTRNGAFTLDSEGYLVTSEGNYVLGQRGRIRIGNNDIVVDKQGNISANGQVIDTLRIVSFNDPNRLVKQGDSLFAGGQPVAGFNGQIMQKALETSNVNPVQEMVDLITIMRAYEANQKMIQAHDQTLGQAINDVARFK
- a CDS encoding LCP family protein, with the translated sequence MFQMGRTRQMCTRLLVIIGLLAFVATTTVYYIDEKLRYEPRISSRAAVTEKKPLPGHWLRTVPDPEKPGSDGSDKEKNSDKENRALREDVSFRHLNKALNAINILYIWTDKANLKVVSIMTLNKTSRRPALVVIPLGTVLGENGETLQDIYAAEGKVGMIKRLENRLETEIDNYVHINNEALYEISDILGPLQLGNERIAMAKVLEESAKGLRPNDERIVRAVAKQAIKPTTLVKFPAIVKVFKQHVESDISVQQVLQLLQYTRQMDINNMRKQALPGREICSEGKRRQLVAADTWQNILYDLTNQ